In the Diachasmimorpha longicaudata isolate KC_UGA_2023 chromosome 1, iyDiaLong2, whole genome shotgun sequence genome, one interval contains:
- the LOC135166772 gene encoding mitogen-activated protein kinase-binding protein 1 isoform X7 yields the protein MEPPLTSKVLRAPNLKRGQENIRIQDRIKLERVLGVTVSSNAALDCDTTSDLVAYPAGCTVVLFNPRKNTQTHVLNGSRKTVTSLALSGDGRLLATGECGHTPNVRVWDISDPRNAIQIAEFPSHKYGINCVAFSPSNKYVVSVGSQHDMIVNVWDWRNNVKVASNKVSSKVKAVSFAESGNYFVTVGNRHVKFWYLEYCRNAKYQEPVPLMGRSAILGEQRNNDFVDVACGCGEMADSTYAITKTGLLCEFNNRRLLDKWVELRTTSANCIAVGEKSIFIGCAEGIIRCFSPTTLQFITTLPRTHYLGVDVAQGLSIDHMSQHPSNARYPDAIALAFDEQNNKLTCVYNDHSIYVWDIRDIRRVGKSQSFLYHSACIWGVEMYPSGNESVNSMPPGSFVTCSSDDTIRIWNLEKDLPPDDTLYNRNIYSNELLKVLYVDPELTYLKDLDLAAAGTTDKNDSSYDSRNGVRSIRISPDGRHLASGDRCGNIRIHDVSTLDETCVIEAHDAEVLCLEYSKYTKFPSELPRLLASASRDRLIHVFNVDEGYDFLQTLDDHSSSITAVRFFNQSDKLQMVSCGADKSIIFRQLQGTPGGSPQFSRGHNVAGKTTLYDMELDSGQKHILTACQDRNIRVYSAATGKHNKTFKGSVGEDGSLIKVVLDASGIYVATSCTDKTLCVYDYYSGECMATMLGHSELVTGLRFSPDCRHLVSASGDGCIFVWKVPHDMVVTMQARLAQQAMRAGKKNPTPNDSEQLEQETFGSPPPEFLEPNANSTMQSLIDYRFSVGQLPQWAKKQINTSTSATEESIGSSGVRSLGVDMPKGRWAQRVQQADGITVKSVYDSDEIIPFPPPRGAIDSDGGGGGLGGSKDSSIDSGTETKCSSDYRRETMTIKRDDGEFSSFQPCPDSYRELVDDSKQMKGGNVTVTRGNNDTEFIRQSRTRHHTDDSSFGSLKFEDHESTEHDGDIEDYSEGENGTTSSEKSHHHLVYYPPTEDIVSNQFKVNAMDVEELRRSQRRSKKIRTTETGRNELASGSQDDSDSEGGISTPSAERNPLSMLSETSSEGFDQLANQSHREKYLKNAFESLSGADEPTNRKNTSISAQFHGRNSGGDGVKSRTPPKINVPNNPKKDVNVTKNREELKRRIEETRKKLQSVGYKSSLKSSQSISDLSSHIPHRHHRQNRIGTVTGTRGDTSTNFNHEDGDESSGMRRACSLSDLSVNPSNRLLHAPIRVSGKTSVKNSNQLKNSSGNATSGSMSSRYGSSKIHSNHMTRSSSVGVLNQQSDSESDAGITSGGRHWSSQAQSNRMTGLMRPTISSQNKINYQTKHNSNSSNNLPMVLRRRGMQSSYSSVNLSQVGNQEDSSSEDTSSNGNSVKPMLPPRPKSINIEPPSSLNLIPTIRRSASNATIANGRAVSSIAQGGPRLSSRKQLDPSPQELPVKDTDQTIDVASVELDTDRKLVACDPTRECMTV from the exons ATCAAATTAGAACGGGTGCTGGGCGTGACTGTATCGAGTAACGCAGCACTCGATTGCGACACAACAAGTGACCTAGTCGCCTATCCTGCGGG ATGTACTGTTGTGCTATTCAATCCCCGAAAGAATACCCAAACGCACGTTTTGAATGGCTCTCGAAAAACTGTGACATCCCTGGCCCTATCCGGAGATGGTCGACTATTGGCGACGGGTGAATGTGGTCATACACCTAACGTCCGTGTATGGGACATATCAGATCCTCGGAATGCCATTCAAATTGCCGAGTTTCCCAGTCACAAATACGGAATAAATTGTGTC GCATTTTCACCGAGCAACAAATACGTTGTGTCCGTTGGTTCTCAACATGACATGATCGTCAATGTCTGGGACTGGCGGAATAATGTAAAGGTCGCATCAAACAAAGTCTCGAGTAAGGTGAAGGCCGTATCGTTTGCGGAAAGTGGTAATTATTTTGTGACCGTTGGCAACCGACATGTTAAATTTTGGTATCTCGAGTACTGTCGAAATGCTAAATATCAAGAGCCAGTACCTCTCATGGGTAGATCAGCAATATTGGGTGAACAACGTAACAATGATTTTGTGGATGTTGCTTGTGGTTGTGGAGAAATGGCGGATTCGACCTATGCAATAACAAAAACCGGTCTTCTATGTGAATTCAATAATCGTAGATTGTTGGACAAGTGGGTAGAATTAAGAACAACAAGTGCCAATTGCATAGCAGTGGGTGAAAAATCTATATTTATTGGCTGTGCTGAAGGCATAATAAGATGTTTTTCACCAACAACACTACAGTTTATAACAACATTACCGAGAACTCATTATCTTGGTGTAGACGTTGCTCAGGGACTGTCGATAGATCATATGTCACAACATCCATCAAATGCACGATATCCCGATGCAATAGCACTCGCATTCGatgaacaaaataataaattaacttGTGTCTACAATGATCACAGCATTTATGTCTGGGACATACGTGATATTCGGAGAGTGGgaaaatctcaatcatttCTGTATCATTCGGCTTGTATTTGGGGAGTGGAAATGTATCCCAGTGGTAATGAATCAGTAAATTCTATGCCACCTGGTTCTTTTGTTACCTGTTCAAGTGATGATACAATTAGAATTTGGAATCTTGAGAAAGATTTGCCACCCGATGATACTTTGTACAATCGTAATATATACAGCAATGAATTGCTTAAAGTGCTTTATGTTGATCCTGAATTGACGTATCTCAAAGATTTAGATTTAGCAGCGGCGGGTACGACAGATAAAAATGACTCTTCATATGATTCACGTAATGGTGTACGATCGATTAGAATAAGTCCAGATGGTAGACACTTAGCATCGGGTGATAGATGTGGAAATATTCGAATACACGATGTATCCACATTGGATGAAACTTGTGTAATTGAAGCTCACGATGCTGAAGTATTGTGCTTGGAGTATTCGAAATATACAAAATTTCCCTCGGAACTACCAAGACTCCTAGCTAGTGCCTCTAGAGATCGTTTGATCCATGTATTCAATGTCGATGAGGGCTATGATTTCCTTCAGACTTTGGACGATCACAGTTCTTCAATCACTGCTGttagatttttcaatcaaagcGATAAACTTCAAATGGTTTCGTGTGGAGCTGATAAGAGTATTATTTTTCGTCAACTCCAAGGTACACCTGGTGGTTCACCTCAATTCTCAAGGGGTCACAATGTTGCGGGTAAAACGACCCTCTATGATATGGAACTTGATTCCGGCCAAAAACATATTTTAACTGCTTGCCAAGATAGAAATATTAGAGTATACAGTGCTGCAACTGGTAAACATAATAAAACATTTAAAGGTTCTGTTGGAGAAGATGGATCATTGATTAAGGTTGTTCTTGATGCTTCGGGAATTTATGTTGCAACATCATGCACAGACAAAACCTTATGCGTTTACGATTATTATAGTGGTGAATGTATGGCAACAATGCTGGGACATTCTGAATTAGTGACGGGACTGAGATTTAGTCCAGATTGTAGACATTTAGTTTCAGCCAGTGGTGATGGCTGTATATTTGTCTGGAAAGTACCACATGATATGGTAGTGACAATGCAAGCACGATTAGCTCAACAAGCAATGAgagctggaaaaaaaaatcccacaccAAATGATAGTGAACAGTTGGAGCAGGAAACATTTGGCTCACCACCACCTGAATTTTTAGAACCAAACGCTAACTCCACGATGCAGTCCCTCATTGATTATCGATTCAGTGTTGGACAATTACCACAGTGGGCTAAAAAACAGATAAACACAAGTACCAGTGCAACTGAAGAATCCATTGGATCATCTGGTGTGAGATCATTGGGTGTTGACATGCCAAAAGGACGATGGGCCCAAAGAGTTCAACAGGCTGATGGAATTACAGTTAAATCTGTGTATGACAGTGATGAAATTATACCATTTCCACCTCCCCGCGGTGCCATAGATTCGGATGGTGGAGGTGGAGGCCTTGGTGGTTCTAAAGATAGTTCAATTGATAGTGGTACCGAGACTAAGTGCAGCAGTGATTATCGTAGAGAGACAATGACGATCAAGAGG GATGATGGCGAGTTCAGTAGTTTCCAACCGTGCCCTGATAGTTACAGAGAATTGGTGGATGATTCGAAACAG ATGAAGGGTGGCAACGTAACAGTAACTAGAGGTAACAATGACACGGAGTTCATACGGCAATCGAGAACACGGCACCACACTGATGATAGCAGTTTTGGGAGTTTGAAGTTTGAG GACCATGAGAGTACGGAACACGATGGTGATATAGAAGATTATTCTGAGGGTGAAAATGGTACAACGAGCTCCGAAAAATCGCACCATCATCTCGTATATTATCCACCGACAGAAGATATTGTTTCAAACCAGTTTAAAGTCAATGCCATGGATGTGGAAGAGCTTCGACGATCTCAAAGGCGGAGTAAGAAAATACGTACGACTGAAACTGGACGTAATGAGTTGGCTTCAGGAAGTCAAGATGATTCAGATTCCGAAGGTGGCATTTCAACTCCCAGTGCAGAGCGTAATCCACTGTCAATGTTGTCTGAGACTAGTTCAGAAGGTTTCGATCAACTTGCTAATCAAAGTCACCGCGAGAAGTATTTGAAAAATGCTTTTGAGTCACTTAGTGGAGCTGATGAACCTACAAATCGGAAGAATACAAGTATTAGTGCGCAATTCCATGgaag GAATAGTGGTGGAGATGGGGTTAAGAGCCGCACCCCACCCAAGATTAATGTTCCTAACAATCCGAAGAAGGATGTCAAtgtaacgaaaaatcgagaagAGCTCAAGAGACGCATTGAAGAGACCAGAAAGAAATTACAAAGT GTCGGCtacaagtcatcattaaaatcaAGTCAAAGTATTTCGGATCTGAGTAGTCACATACCGCATCGTCATCATCGACAGAACCGGATCGGAACAG TTACGGGAACGAGAGGTGATACTTCAACGAATTTCAACCACGAGGATGGCGATGAGAGCAGTGGTATGAGACGTGCCTGTTCCTTGAGTGATTTGTCTGTCAACCCGTCCAACAGGTTACTGCATGCTCCGATACGAG TTTCAGGTAAGACGTCAGTAAAAAATtcgaatcaattgaaaaattcttctgGAAATGCTACTTCTGGATCAATGTCTTCTCGATATGGATCAAGTAAAATACATTCAAATCATATGACGCGAAGTAGTAGTGTTGGAGTTTTAAATCAA CAAAGTGATTCAGAATCGGACGCCGGCATAACTTCGGGTGGAAGACACTGGTCAAGTCAAGCTCAGAGTAACCGCATGACTGGTTTGATGAGGCCCACGATCAGttcacaaaataaaatcaattatcaaACCAAGCACAATTCAAATTCGAGTAATAATCTACCAATGGTATTAAGAAGACGCGGCATGCAAAGTTCTTACTCAAGTG TTAATCTAAGTCAAGTTGGTAATCAGGAGGATTCGAGTTCCGAAGATACTTCGTCGAACGGTAATAGTGTAAAACCTATGctgcctcctagaccaaagaGCATCAACATAGAACCTCCTTCTAG TTTGAATCTTATTCCGACGATTCGACGATCTGCATCAAACGCAACGATAGCAAATGGTAGAGCAGTGAGTTCAATCGCTCAAGGTGGCCCAAGGCTCTCTAGTCGAAAGCAATTGGATCCCAGTCCACAAGAACTTCCTGTTAAAGATACTGACCAGACCATCGACGTTGCTAGTGTTGAAT TGGACACTGATAGAAAACTAG TTGCATGTGATCCCACTCGCGAATGCATGACAGTTTAA